A genomic segment from Bubalus bubalis isolate 160015118507 breed Murrah chromosome 5, NDDB_SH_1, whole genome shotgun sequence encodes:
- the LOC102413146 gene encoding prostate and testis expressed protein 3, giving the protein MAAVTPLKCITCHLRTQTDRCRRGFGVCVAKNYERCMILKIFQGGTLQLSYLVCQRFCRDLTYTFQGRTYVHKCCNYNYCNFKTLKYFYS; this is encoded by the exons ATGGCAG CAGTGACACCACTGAAATGCATAACCTGCCACCTTCGTACACAGACAGATCGCTGTAGAAGAGGCTTTGGAGTCTGTGTTGCTAAGAATTATGAGAGATGCATGATCTTAAAGATCTTCCAGG GTGGAACCCTCCAGTTATCGTATCTGGTGTGTCAGAGATTCTGCAGAGATCTGACATACACTTTCCAGGGTCGAACTTATGTTCACAAATGCTGCAACTACAATTATTGTAACTTCAAAACGCTAAAATACTTCTACTCCTGA
- the PATE2 gene encoding prostate and testis expressed protein 2: MCYKCKKYHLGICYEAMRSCTLKYRQTCAVENIYFLTRKGRSMYFYSKLSCKANCEDINFLSFEKRTELICCKHKSYCNLPEGV, translated from the exons ATGTGttacaaatgtaaaaaatacCATCTCGGGATATGCTATGAAGCCATGAGGTCCTGCACCCTGAAGTACAGACAGACATGTGCTGTTGAAAACATTTACTTCCTTACCAGAAAAG GGCGGAGTATGTATTTTTATTCAAAACTGTCCTGTAAGGCCAACTGTGAGGACATCAACTTCTTAAGTTTTGAGAAGAGAACAGAGCTCATCTGTTGCAAACATAAAAGCTACTGCAACCTCCCCGAAGGTGTCTAG